A region from the Arcanobacterium buesumense genome encodes:
- a CDS encoding sugar phosphate isomerase/epimerase family protein, producing MSLTKFKGEFDMKIAGAPISWGVCEVPNWGYQLSPERVLTEMKEMGLTATEFGPQGWLPQEPQARAEAVSGYGLEPVGSFFLAIMHDPDLDPMPAVERELDAFEVAGGTNLILAADSGQDGYDSRPVLDEVGWNTLFTNLSRITEVAAARGVTASLHPHWGTMVQNLDEVERVLDNSQVGLCLDTGHLACGGADVVELVKKYADRVKIVHAKDIHKDMTDQLLPGTLTWGQGVKAGMFAPIGEGDIDFTAIVAELDKVGFDGYYVLEQDIMIDGEPAPGEGPVLDARKSFEALRALAH from the coding sequence ATGTCCTTGACAAAATTCAAAGGAGAATTTGATATGAAAATTGCCGGAGCACCTATTAGCTGGGGAGTATGCGAAGTTCCAAACTGGGGTTATCAGCTATCTCCAGAGCGCGTACTTACGGAAATGAAAGAGATGGGTCTAACTGCCACCGAGTTTGGTCCACAAGGTTGGCTCCCACAAGAGCCACAAGCACGAGCAGAAGCAGTATCTGGATACGGTCTTGAGCCAGTCGGATCTTTCTTTTTGGCAATCATGCACGATCCTGATCTAGACCCGATGCCTGCAGTAGAGCGGGAACTAGATGCTTTCGAAGTTGCTGGCGGAACTAATCTGATTCTTGCTGCCGACTCAGGACAAGATGGGTATGACTCTCGTCCGGTGTTGGATGAGGTCGGCTGGAACACCCTATTTACCAACCTATCGCGGATTACCGAAGTTGCTGCGGCACGCGGAGTAACAGCGTCTTTGCATCCTCACTGGGGAACAATGGTACAAAATCTCGACGAAGTCGAACGCGTTCTAGATAACTCGCAAGTTGGTCTTTGCCTTGATACTGGACACCTCGCATGTGGCGGTGCTGATGTTGTAGAGCTTGTGAAGAAGTATGCCGATCGAGTCAAGATCGTACACGCAAAGGACATTCACAAAGACATGACCGACCAACTTCTGCCAGGCACCCTTACCTGGGGCCAGGGAGTTAAAGCTGGTATGTTCGCGCCAATCGGCGAAGGAGATATTGACTTCACTGCTATTGTTGCTGAGCTGGATAAGGTTGGGTTTGACGGCTACTACGTTCTAGAACAGGACATTATGATCGACGGCGAGCCGGCGCCTGGCGAAGGTCCGGTACTCGATGCACGTAAGTCATTCGAAGCCCTACGTGCTCTAGCACACTGA
- a CDS encoding transaldolase family protein, producing the protein MSDIKYTPGPLLTATRAFDTVLWNDSSDLEELRTSISYGGVGATCNPVIAYTTIAKHPEIWTDRIRKIAADHPTWGESQIGWQAVMDMSVEAAKLLEPTFEKTNGHDGRLSVQTDPRLHRDAHALADQAELFHNLAKNIIVKIPATKTGIEAIEVATERGVSINVTVSFSVPQAVEAAAAIQRGLEKREAAGHDVSQMSPVVTIMVGRLDDWLKHVVKRDKIFLDPSALEWAGVAAVKRAYKIFNERGYRARVLVAAFRNVLQWSEFQGGDLVVSPPFSWQKLINDSDYEPVEKMSQEVAEHYLTQLRRIPDFNRAYEPDGMSLEEFETFGPTVRTLRQFLNADNDLDILIRDILIPAQ; encoded by the coding sequence ATGTCAGATATTAAATACACACCAGGTCCATTATTAACTGCTACCAGAGCTTTCGATACAGTTCTGTGGAATGATTCTTCTGATCTTGAAGAACTGCGCACGTCAATTTCCTACGGTGGCGTAGGAGCTACCTGTAACCCTGTTATCGCATACACAACCATTGCGAAGCATCCAGAAATTTGGACTGATCGTATTCGGAAAATTGCTGCCGATCACCCCACCTGGGGAGAATCTCAGATCGGCTGGCAAGCTGTGATGGATATGTCAGTTGAGGCAGCTAAGTTACTAGAGCCGACATTCGAGAAGACCAACGGTCACGATGGCCGCCTCTCGGTGCAAACAGATCCTCGTTTGCATCGCGATGCTCACGCTCTAGCGGATCAAGCAGAGTTGTTCCACAACCTCGCCAAGAATATTATTGTCAAAATTCCAGCAACAAAAACTGGTATCGAAGCAATCGAGGTGGCAACAGAACGTGGCGTCTCTATTAATGTCACAGTTTCCTTCTCTGTTCCGCAAGCAGTTGAAGCCGCCGCGGCAATACAACGAGGACTCGAAAAGCGCGAAGCAGCCGGACACGATGTATCCCAGATGAGCCCAGTGGTCACCATCATGGTTGGCCGCCTAGATGATTGGCTCAAGCATGTGGTTAAGCGAGACAAGATCTTCCTTGACCCCTCAGCACTAGAATGGGCCGGAGTCGCTGCTGTCAAACGCGCATACAAGATCTTCAATGAACGCGGATATCGCGCGCGCGTTCTGGTTGCTGCTTTCCGTAATGTACTTCAGTGGAGTGAGTTCCAAGGTGGCGATCTCGTCGTCTCCCCACCTTTCTCCTGGCAAAAGCTCATCAATGATTCTGACTACGAACCAGTTGAGAAGATGAGCCAAGAAGTAGCCGAGCACTACCTCACGCAGCTACGCCGAATTCCTGATTTCAACCGCGCTTATGAGCCGGATGGAATGTCACTCGAAGAATTTGAAACGTTTGGTCCAACAGTCCGTACGTTACGACAATTCCTCAACGCTGATAATGATCTCGATATTCTCATCCGAGACATCCTCATTCCAGCACAGTAA
- the iolG gene encoding inositol 2-dehydrogenase produces MIRIGLVGAGRIAQVHARTVEAHPTAELTFIADPMEAAVKPLAEKYGVRYSLNPDDVFTDSEVDAVIICSPTPLHVEHILKAAKAGKPALCEKPVAMETAKVEELMESLKGLDYTTMIGFNRRFDPTFARMHKMVEDGVVGKVEQVTIISRDPAAPPKEYIAVSGGIFKDMTIHDFDTARFFLGDIVSVYAVGQNLDPELADTGDFDGAVITLTNSEGAIATITNSRHCSSGYDQRLEVFGDKATINGDNLRSTQVRVSNGEHTDAKDVYLDFFLERYEEAYAHELNEFFAAISENRKPATSIEDGAKALRIAEAAEESARTGKIVYL; encoded by the coding sequence ATGATTCGAATCGGACTAGTTGGTGCTGGCCGTATTGCTCAAGTCCATGCTCGTACTGTCGAAGCACACCCAACTGCAGAATTAACATTTATCGCAGATCCGATGGAAGCTGCCGTCAAACCTCTGGCGGAGAAATATGGCGTACGCTATTCACTCAATCCAGATGACGTGTTTACTGATTCCGAAGTTGACGCGGTAATTATCTGTTCGCCAACACCACTCCACGTCGAGCATATTCTCAAAGCTGCCAAAGCAGGTAAACCTGCGCTATGTGAAAAGCCAGTTGCTATGGAGACAGCCAAAGTTGAAGAACTTATGGAATCTCTCAAGGGCCTGGACTACACCACGATGATCGGCTTCAATCGTCGCTTCGATCCAACATTCGCTCGGATGCATAAGATGGTTGAAGACGGTGTTGTCGGCAAGGTAGAGCAGGTGACAATCATTTCTCGTGACCCGGCCGCTCCGCCAAAAGAATACATTGCCGTCTCTGGTGGCATCTTCAAAGATATGACTATCCACGACTTCGATACTGCACGTTTCTTCTTAGGAGATATCGTTTCAGTTTATGCTGTGGGACAAAACTTGGATCCCGAACTAGCCGATACCGGCGATTTCGACGGAGCAGTTATTACCCTCACCAACTCCGAAGGCGCGATAGCAACAATCACTAACTCTCGGCACTGTTCATCTGGATACGACCAGCGTTTAGAAGTTTTCGGTGATAAGGCAACGATCAACGGAGACAATTTGCGCTCCACCCAAGTTCGCGTGTCAAACGGTGAGCATACTGACGCTAAGGATGTTTACCTCGACTTCTTCTTGGAGAGGTATGAAGAAGCATATGCTCACGAACTGAACGAGTTCTTCGCCGCGATTTCAGAAAATCGTAAGCCTGCTACGTCTATTGAAGATGGAGCTAAAGCTCTGCGCATCGCAGAAGCTGCTGAAGAGTCTGCTCGAACAGGAAAAATCGTTTACCTGTAA
- a CDS encoding MFS transporter: MVNQQRKHVPIQGLTKNELHGMVKETPPSGKHRGIIAIAGIATLGSLLFGYDTGVISGALPYMHMPSGAGGLGLTTTEEGAIGGILTIGAAFGALLGGRLSDRYGRRYNIIVLAILFFIGAIGNTFAPNVWVMYPFRLILGLAVGGASATVPVYLAETAPKRIRGTIVALDQLMIVTGQLLAFSMNAAINSMHGGPQLTVTADPTGQIAAGAYTWESLQKMIEQVTHSTDMNIIRDFAMQLTIQEGSGNGAAWRWMIVLCSVPAVLLWLGMHFMPESSRWYVLRTDVYAAIGSLKRVREGESDRAVTEEIYEMVENRQKDLAYSRDKGLREVWRTPWLRKLLLVGIFLAIVNQTTGVNTVMYYAPKVLGYAGMGTSAAITAQVANGVTSVIGASIGLILITKFTRRNILIWDVSLVGVSLLTIAGIFHFAIAPYMDAGEIPPAWAAYAILGTMAFFMLVVQSSNGTVVWTMLGEMFPASVRGVMNGTAVFCMWIVNATITWTFPDMMNSFGGGITYTIYGVLNLIIAIVLWKIMPETSGKSLEEIEVYMEERYSK; encoded by the coding sequence ATGGTTAATCAACAAAGAAAACACGTCCCGATACAGGGACTAACTAAAAATGAGTTGCACGGCATGGTCAAGGAGACTCCTCCGTCTGGCAAGCATAGAGGAATAATTGCTATTGCAGGAATTGCAACTTTAGGTTCCTTGCTATTTGGTTATGATACCGGTGTCATCTCGGGTGCGCTTCCATATATGCACATGCCGTCAGGCGCTGGTGGCTTGGGATTGACGACGACGGAAGAAGGCGCAATTGGTGGCATTCTAACAATTGGTGCTGCTTTTGGTGCGTTGTTAGGCGGACGGTTGTCTGACCGTTATGGCCGTCGGTACAACATTATTGTTCTAGCGATTCTCTTTTTCATCGGCGCAATTGGAAACACTTTTGCGCCTAACGTTTGGGTAATGTATCCATTCCGGTTAATTCTTGGTTTAGCAGTTGGTGGAGCTTCGGCTACAGTTCCGGTTTATCTCGCTGAAACTGCTCCTAAGAGAATTAGAGGAACAATTGTTGCCCTCGATCAGTTAATGATTGTTACCGGACAACTTCTTGCATTTTCGATGAATGCTGCCATTAATTCCATGCATGGTGGTCCACAGTTGACTGTGACAGCAGATCCTACCGGACAAATTGCGGCCGGAGCATACACTTGGGAGTCACTCCAGAAAATGATTGAGCAGGTGACACATTCGACTGATATGAATATTATCCGTGACTTCGCCATGCAGTTGACAATTCAAGAGGGCAGTGGAAATGGTGCCGCTTGGCGGTGGATGATTGTTCTATGTTCCGTTCCTGCCGTTTTGCTGTGGCTAGGTATGCATTTTATGCCGGAATCGTCACGGTGGTACGTCTTGCGTACTGATGTATACGCCGCTATTGGTTCGTTGAAGAGAGTTCGTGAAGGTGAATCAGATCGTGCTGTGACTGAAGAAATATACGAGATGGTGGAAAATAGGCAAAAGGATCTTGCTTATTCTCGGGATAAAGGATTACGCGAAGTGTGGCGAACACCATGGTTGCGTAAGTTGTTGCTAGTGGGTATTTTCTTGGCGATAGTCAACCAGACAACGGGTGTTAATACGGTTATGTATTATGCGCCAAAGGTTCTTGGTTACGCTGGAATGGGGACTTCGGCTGCTATTACTGCACAGGTGGCTAATGGTGTGACGTCTGTTATTGGGGCAAGCATTGGTCTTATTTTGATTACTAAATTTACTCGACGCAACATCTTGATTTGGGACGTCAGCTTGGTAGGTGTCTCGTTGTTGACTATCGCGGGAATTTTCCACTTTGCTATCGCTCCTTATATGGATGCTGGTGAGATTCCACCGGCTTGGGCAGCCTATGCAATTCTTGGGACAATGGCATTCTTCATGCTTGTTGTACAGTCTTCTAATGGAACTGTTGTCTGGACGATGTTGGGTGAAATGTTCCCAGCTTCAGTACGTGGAGTTATGAATGGAACTGCAGTTTTCTGTATGTGGATAGTTAACGCAACTATTACATGGACATTCCCAGATATGATGAATAGCTTCGGTGGCGGTATAACATACACAATATATGGTGTTCTTAACCTGATCATTGCAATTGTGCTGTGGAAGATTATGCCAGAGACATCAGGTAAATCACTAGAAGAAATCGAAGTTTACATGGAGGAAAGGTACTCCAAGTAA
- a CDS encoding GntR family transcriptional regulator, with protein MSDNAKDAHLDTPYSLDIVLDRNSAEPLYQQILTPISQLIKNGTLAPNQLLEDEISMAKRLNISRPTARRALQELVDSGLLIRRRGVGTRVTPSHVHRQLALTSLNDDLVKAGHATRTEVLKYQIHLATPEEVEFLNCEPDEELVTIQRLRWIDDHPLAILNNTIPSRIAPSLTELSRCGLYESFGHKGIVPVSATQTLGAKNANKLEADMLQIEPHTALFTMQRTAYDTQGKVIEHGNHVYDSQQYKMTFPLVNSIN; from the coding sequence ATGTCAGATAATGCAAAGGATGCGCATCTCGATACGCCCTACAGTCTAGATATTGTACTTGATAGAAATTCAGCCGAGCCTCTTTATCAACAGATCCTCACCCCTATCTCTCAGCTCATTAAAAACGGGACTCTTGCCCCCAATCAACTACTCGAAGATGAAATCTCGATGGCTAAGAGACTCAATATCTCCCGCCCAACAGCGCGCCGCGCACTTCAAGAGCTGGTCGATTCTGGACTCCTTATTCGCCGTCGTGGCGTTGGAACACGAGTCACTCCTTCTCATGTCCATCGGCAACTTGCATTAACATCTCTCAATGATGATCTTGTCAAAGCCGGACACGCCACCCGCACCGAAGTCCTCAAATACCAGATTCACCTTGCCACCCCAGAGGAAGTCGAATTCCTTAACTGCGAACCAGACGAGGAACTAGTAACCATTCAACGACTACGGTGGATTGACGATCATCCGTTAGCAATTTTGAACAACACAATCCCAAGCCGCATAGCCCCTTCACTAACTGAGCTGTCCCGCTGTGGGCTTTACGAATCTTTTGGGCACAAAGGCATCGTCCCAGTGTCGGCAACGCAGACTTTAGGTGCAAAGAATGCTAACAAACTCGAAGCTGACATGCTCCAAATAGAGCCTCACACTGCCTTATTCACCATGCAAAGAACAGCATACGATACGCAGGGAAAGGTTATTGAGCACGGAAATCATGTTTATGACTCACAGCAGTACAAGATGACATTTCCACTTGTTAACTCCATAAACTAG